From Zingiber officinale cultivar Zhangliang chromosome 5B, Zo_v1.1, whole genome shotgun sequence, the proteins below share one genomic window:
- the LOC121986636 gene encoding formin-like protein 6, whose translation MRIGALFTSTGRIFGVRWFNRRQPPDAGLLGCFDTGRRSRLFSPSFPPTCTSSLPTGREGLRACFCHQPREGFLPLTSNGQRHLQRPSPPFPAASAISCGQQHLLRPSPPSPVASAVSSGQRHLRRPSSPPPAAISAVPSGQRHLRLPSPPSPAASVASSVQRHLRRPSQPSPAGSTAPSGRRPPMTTTVTLWAAVVRMLSLHGRDDLISATTSSSIHPRAPLGAKFHRRQPPDAVLLGCFDAGRRPPTAPLLSLLPSGLHLITANRKRGASGLFLPPAKGGFSPTHLQRPAPPSAAVSGVPSGQRYLQWPVPPPAAISAVPSGQHCLQRSAPPPAAVSAVPGGFLRRPQRPVLPQVVSAISGGHLHHPQRPALPPAASATSGDHLRRPQRPALPPAASATSGYHLSRP comes from the exons ATGCGGATA GGTGCACTGTTCACCAGCACGGGGAGGATTTTTGGGGTGCGCTGGTTTAACCGCCGCCAGCCCCCTGACGCGGGGCTCCTTGGCTGCTTCGACACCGGCCGCCGGTCGCGCCTCTTCTCTCCCTCCTTCCCTCCGACCTGCACCTCATCGCTGCCAACAGGAAGAGAGGGGCTTCGGGCTTGTTTCTGCCACCAGCCAAGGGAGGGTTTTCTCCCTCTCACCTCCAACGGCCAGCGCCACCTCCAGCGGCCGTCTCCGCCGTTCCCAGCGGCCAGCGCTATCTCCTGCGGCCAGCAACACCTCCTGCGGCCGTCTCCGCCGTCCCCAGTGGCCAGCGCTGTCTCTAGCGGCCAGCGCCACCTCCGGCGGCCATCTTCGCCACCTCCGGCGGCCATCTCCGCCGTCCCCAGCGGCCAGCGCCACCTCCGGCTGCCATCTCCGCCGTCCCCAGCGGCCAGCGTTGCCTCCAGCGTCCAGCGCCACCTCCGGCGGCCATCTCAGCCGTCCCCAGCGGGCAGCACTGCCCCCAGCGGGCGCCGCCCCCCGATGACCACCACCGTCACCCTCTGGGCAGCCGTCGTCCGCATGCTCAG TCTTCACGGCCGCGACGACCTGATCAGCGCCAcaaccagctcatccatccatccgagggcgcccctcgGGGCCAAG TTTCACCGCCGCCAGCCCCCTGACGCGGTGCTCCTTGGCTGCTTCGACGCCGGCCGCCGACCGCCGACCGCGCCTCTTCTCTCCCTCCTTCCCTCTGGCCTGCACCTCATCACTGCCAACAGGAAGAGAGGGGCTTCGGGCTTGTTTCTGCCGCCAGCCAAGGGAGGGTTTTCTCCCACTCACCTCCAGCGCCCAGCGCCACCTTCGGCGGCCGTCTCCGGTGTCCCCAGTGGTCAACGCTATCTCCAGTGGCCAGTGCCACCTCCGGCGGCCATCTCCGCCGTCCCCAGCGGCCAGCACTGCCTCCAGCGATCAGCGCCACCTCCGGCGGCCGTCTCCGCCGTCCCCGGCGGCTTTCTCCGCCGTCCCCAGCGGCCAGTGTTGCCTCAAGTAGTCAGCGCCATCTCCGGCGGCCATCTCCACCATCCCCAGCGGCCAGCGCTGCCTCCAGCGGCCAGCGCCACCTCCGGCGACCATCTCCGTCGTCCCCAGCGACCAGCATTGCCTCCAGCGGCCAGCGCCACCTCCGGCTACCATCTCAGCCGTCCCTAG